The Candidatus Synechococcus calcipolaris G9 nucleotide sequence TGATGAACGCGCCGAAACGGATGGGGCCCGCCACCCACGGGGGGCTTAACCGCGCCCTCCTAGACTTTTCTAACCGGATTGTGCCCTACTTGGTGGAGCATCGCTTCTGTGGTCGAGTGATCTACAGCGGCGGGGATGATGTGATGGCCGTTTTCCCCCTAGAGGATGTTTTGCCCTTTATCCATTCTCTGCGGGCGGCCTGGGCCGGTCAAGGGGATCCGGGGGGTGACTTTACGCCCACGGGTGATTATTGGAAACCATCAAGTAAACAGGCAAAAAAAGTTCTTGGCGATCGCCCTCATTTTACGATGGGGGATGGGGCAACCCTGAGTATGGGAATTGTTCTAGCCCATAAAAGCGTGCCCTTACCCACTGTCCTAGAAAACCTTTGGCAAGCCGAAAAGGATCGCGCCAAAAAACTCCCTGATAAGGACGGCCTGTGTTTTCGAGTAATTTATGGTTCAGGGAATACCCTAGAAGCCTTACTCAAAGGAGAGATGCTGGCGGATTGGTGGGACATTCTTGCTCTTTGCTCCTCCGAGGTTAGCCCGGTTTTCCATCGCCTTGCCAGCGAACTCCCCCGCCATTGTTATTTATCCAAGGATCATCTGATTTCCCAGGCTGTCCAGGCCATTCTCTTACGTCGCCAAGTGCCATTGCCCCCTACTTTTGATGATAATTTACGCCGCTGGTGCGATCGCTGGGAATACTGGGCAATCCATCATGAGAACTCTCTGGGAACTCGCCTTGAGGATTTGATGCATCTGTTTCGCCTCAGTGCCTTTTGGTTAGATCACGGGGAACTAGCTGCCATCCACTCAGAACCAGCGCAGGCTGCCTAATGACCCATCTCGATGGTTTGCACTGGTATCGTTTAGAACCCCTCGACATTTTGCTTTTTCGGGATGCGCGTCCCTTTAATCCAGGGGATGGATCCTGGGCTAAAAGCTTATGTCCACCACCGCCGCAAACAGTCTTTCAAGCCCTGCGATCGACCTTGCCTGCTTACCAAACAAAGAACCGAGATTTAACTTTTATCGGCCCTTTTTTAATGGATGAGACCGATACCGTCTGGGTAACAACCCCCAAAGACCTGATCTGTATTGGCCCAGATCCGGGGAAGGCCAGTGATAAAAAGACGGGTGTGAACGATGTCTTAGATCATGATCAATTAAGCCGGGTGAAACGCCTTGATCGGATGGTGCCAGCCCAGGGCGATCGCTGGCAATGGATCCACCATCCCCTCCCCGGTTCCTTGCGCCCAATTGTGCCCCCCCAACTCAACCCCAAAGAGAAAGAGGTAATCATGGGTCGGCCGGGGCCCTTAATGAAACTCTCGGCCCTAGAATCCTACCTAAAGGGGGATCTGTCTAAACTCAGGGCGCAAACGGATTTTCATATATTGCCTTGGGATACCCAAATCTTGCCCCATAATTCCCTTGCCCAGGGCAGTCGCCAAGTTCTCCCAGAGGGGGGCTATTTTACGGAGGTGGCAACACGGCTAAAACCAGGCTGGGCTTTTTTAGCAGGGATTAGTTGCCAGATCACAAGCTCCACAACTCGCTTAGGTGGAGAAGGTCATCATGTGCAGATTTCACCCCTGACGGATCAGCCCCTAGAATCTTTACGACAATCTTTGCAACGGGACCTGGCTCCAACGGGGGGAACCGTTGCCTATGTTTTAACCCCAGGTTTAGCCCAAGCGGAGAGTAATGCCCCCATCTATGGCCTCTATCCCCAGGACTGGCTCTCGGATTCAATAGGTCTTATTGGGGTCGTGGGCGATCGCCCCCTGTTGATGGGGGGAATTTCAGTGATCAATCGTAAAGGCGGTGAGCGTGAACCGGCCTATTTACCCCAACGGGCTTTTGTCAGTCCGGGTACGATCTATTGCTTTGAAAAAGCCTATCAGCCCGACGTGAATCGGCTCCTCTCTGGGGTTAATGCTGTTACGAAGAAAACATTGGAGGCCCTACATTATGGTCAACTGCTTTGGGGTAGGTAAGGGTGATTTAGAAAAACTCGTAGAACAGTATCAATTATTTAGGGCAGTATTAATTCAATGACCAACATTAACTTAGTGTATTTCTATCTCCTGACTCCCCTCCACACAGGCGGTACAACTCAAGAAGGCAACCTACTTGGCATTGCCCGTGAATCCCATACAGATTTGCCCTATGTACCCTCTAGTTCCATTCGCGGTCGCCTGAGAAGTATGACAGATAGCGGCATCCGCAATCAGCTATGGGGAAACACGATTGGTGATGTTACAGGGGGGAGCGAAGAAAATCTAACTCAAGGGGCCCTCTGGATTGGCGATGGCTCCATCCTTTGGTTGCCTGTCCCTTCCCTTAGTCATGGGGTTGTCTGGATCAGTTCTCCGATGCTATTGCAACGCTGGAAACGTCTGCAAGGTGAGTCTATTACGGTTCCTGACTACAGTACCAATTTGAAAAAAGGTAAGCCGATCTATCTGAAGGATGCCATTATCAAAGAGACAGAATTAAGAGAATGGAGTAACTGGAAATCCTGTATTCCTGAATCATCTGAAACGAAGGGGATTCAGCGAGTATTAGTTCTACCGGATCAACACTGTGCCACCCTCATTCAGATGAGCCTTTGGCGACAGGTCAAGATCAAGCTGGATGAGCACAAAACCGTGGATGGTGGTTTCCGTTATGAGGAGGCGGTTCCACCGGACACATTGATGTATTTCCCTTGGGGGATAACATCCCAGGCCAATGGTAATGCCAGTTCAGCAAAGGTTGACTTTGAGAACCTGCTCTCTGAGCATGAGATTTTGCAAATTGGTGGACAAGAAAGCTTGGGACGGGGCTTTGTTCAAACTTGGCTAGCATCTAACTAACCCGTCTGCTTAGGAGCGGTGGCATGATGGACAAATTACAGGAACGCTATCTCGTTGATGATCAGGGTAATCGTATTGGTGTGTTGTTAGATATTACGGCCTACCAACAGTTGCTCGACAAGTTGGAGGAGTTGGAATCACTCTATGCTTTTGACCAAGCGGAGGCTGCTGAGGATGAGGCAATACCGCTAGAAGAGGCGATCGCAGAAATCGAAGCTCAGAAGGACTCATCGCCATGATTTATCGGTTTCTTTATAAAATTAATGGCATCCAGCAAGCCGTTGAGATAGTTCACATTGGACATAGTCGAGATGTGTATCGTCAATGATTTTTAGATGGGAGAAGGGCAATGGGATTTGATCCACGCACAATGGGTAAGCCTGTATATGAAGCGTTACAGGCACTGAAAAGCCAGCCCAACCAAAATGATGCTCGACTTAAAGAGCAGAAAAATCAGGCTGTTGAACTGTATACCTACCTTTCTACTTGGGGTTTATTGCGGCTCAAGGCAGAAGAAAAGGCACTGAGTCAAGAAGGCAAAAAGCAAGTTGTCAAGTCATTTTTTCAATGTCTACAGGCAATTTCTGAACAATCCAAGCTAGTTGGTGATGAGGGGCTAAAAACCCTCAAAGACCTTAGCACAGATGAATATTTAGGGTTAATGGGTCTAGGGCTAGCGATCGCCCAAGAATTCAGCTTTTGGGCCACTGCGGTTTATCACGATATTACGGGAGAAGTATAAATGGTATTTGAGCGTCCAAAACGACCGGGAACTTCTAGCTCTCAACCTAATCCCACTGGTTATCCTGGCTCGGGAGGGAATCGCAATCGGGGTGGAGGCAGCAATAGTGACAGTAATGGCGATAAACCCTCCCCTTGGCTAGAACATCCCTTGGACCCCAACCCCAATCCAATTCCTGAAGCCAGTTTTGTGGAGTATCTGCGGTGGATGAGATCGCCCGATAGCGAATATAAAGACCCCACTAAGGTGCAAATTCTACAAATGGCAGAGGAGAGAGCCAACTATCGAGATCGCCTCACTACCCTCACCAACCGCACTAAGCTTATTGCGGGAGAAGGCAATACTTTTCAGGCCAGATGTCTATGGCGCATTCGGGTCGGTGGCCACCGGGGGCCAGAGAGTATTTTGCTGCCTGCTTTCGATGCCTTGGGCATGCCCTACATTCCCGCCAGTACTCTTCGCGGTGTTGCTCGAGCCCAGGCTATTCGAGAACTGATAAAGCAGGAAGGCTTGTCTTGGAAGCGGGCAGAGGAAACTATTTCACGCCAGTACTTTGGGTATCTGGATAGTAAGAAAAGTGATGAGCGATCTGGGAAGGTTATTTTTTTAGATGCCTATCCTTTGCCACAACAGTCTGGTAATGGCGGTGGATTAACGGTGGACATGGCTAACAATATTTGGTCATGGGATGCAGCAGGTCAAGATTTGCTCTATTCGCCAAATCCAAATCCGTTCTACTCCCTCAATGAAGCCACATTTTTGATTGGTTTACGCTCGACCAGAAACGGAGATGATGAGAACCTTAGCAAAGTAAAGCAGTGGCTTAGTAAAGGGCTTCAAGCTGGGATTGGCTCCCAGGTAAATACAGGTTATGGCAGCTTAGTCAGGGCAGGGCAAAAAGCTCAAGACGACGAATTTTTTAGCCTGGAGTTTACGCTAGAAGGCCAACTCATTCACGGACGGCAAAAGTTTACTCAATGGAATTGGAACGATCGCCGCCATGAATGGCAAATGCGGGGTAATCCAGACGCAGAAGTACGTCCAGTTGCCTTTAAATCTATGTTGCGCTACTGGTTTCGATCTTTTGCTCTAGGCGTATTGCCTGGTCGCGAAGTACAGCAACTAGAGGGCCAATTATTTGGCTCTATTACCCCAAAGCCGATGCAGGGTTGGGTAACAGTGAGAATTGCTGATGGTAAGTTAGTGAAACGGGAAGCCCGACCCACT carries:
- a CDS encoding type III-B CRISPR module-associated Cmr3 family protein; the protein is MTHLDGLHWYRLEPLDILLFRDARPFNPGDGSWAKSLCPPPPQTVFQALRSTLPAYQTKNRDLTFIGPFLMDETDTVWVTTPKDLICIGPDPGKASDKKTGVNDVLDHDQLSRVKRLDRMVPAQGDRWQWIHHPLPGSLRPIVPPQLNPKEKEVIMGRPGPLMKLSALESYLKGDLSKLRAQTDFHILPWDTQILPHNSLAQGSRQVLPEGGYFTEVATRLKPGWAFLAGISCQITSSTTRLGGEGHHVQISPLTDQPLESLRQSLQRDLAPTGGTVAYVLTPGLAQAESNAPIYGLYPQDWLSDSIGLIGVVGDRPLLMGGISVINRKGGEREPAYLPQRAFVSPGTIYCFEKAYQPDVNRLLSGVNAVTKKTLEALHYGQLLWGR
- the cmr4 gene encoding type III-B CRISPR module RAMP protein Cmr4, giving the protein MTNINLVYFYLLTPLHTGGTTQEGNLLGIARESHTDLPYVPSSSIRGRLRSMTDSGIRNQLWGNTIGDVTGGSEENLTQGALWIGDGSILWLPVPSLSHGVVWISSPMLLQRWKRLQGESITVPDYSTNLKKGKPIYLKDAIIKETELREWSNWKSCIPESSETKGIQRVLVLPDQHCATLIQMSLWRQVKIKLDEHKTVDGGFRYEEAVPPDTLMYFPWGITSQANGNASSAKVDFENLLSEHEILQIGGQESLGRGFVQTWLASN
- a CDS encoding RAMP superfamily CRISPR-associated protein, whose protein sequence is MVFERPKRPGTSSSQPNPTGYPGSGGNRNRGGGSNSDSNGDKPSPWLEHPLDPNPNPIPEASFVEYLRWMRSPDSEYKDPTKVQILQMAEERANYRDRLTTLTNRTKLIAGEGNTFQARCLWRIRVGGHRGPESILLPAFDALGMPYIPASTLRGVARAQAIRELIKQEGLSWKRAEETISRQYFGYLDSKKSDERSGKVIFLDAYPLPQQSGNGGGLTVDMANNIWSWDAAGQDLLYSPNPNPFYSLNEATFLIGLRSTRNGDDENLSKVKQWLSKGLQAGIGSQVNTGYGSLVRAGQKAQDDEFFSLEFTLEGQLIHGRQKFTQWNWNDRRHEWQMRGNPDAEVRPVAFKSMLRYWFRSFALGVLPGREVQQLEGQLFGSITPKPMQGWVTVRIADGKLVKREARPTRQGKNDSCGEQFGQLILACSSEAPLNKRQSIEQLFKHLTWMMFHLGGVGQGARRPCYSRRNRERAPWWRGATLIPEIEHGFWSLPDGVQRFQQLFRQRLQVFYKALGQIADRPLNPRQLLNTGQVRQDCWKESVDTNCRIVVCAGNEDFDKPYALSILHGNDFKVRNKLGQVDYDPNLCGTTKGKIVKPSPVWIANLGDYQVATVFGANQNPRKEYLNVLKQKANEYNQIFPLT